The Candidatus Celerinatantimonas neptuna DNA segment GCTTATTGCCGCACTGGGTAAAAGAATCCCTCAAAATATGGATCGTCATCAGTTCTTTGAATATCCAACGATTGAAGGGATTGACTCCCCCATAACCGTCAGCCCTATTTATTATAAAGAGTTATCAATTAGTGGCCCAGACGGATATTTTCCTCTGCATTTTCCATTTCATGACCGAACAGGCCATAGCGTTATCATTGAATTTATTGATGGTCAGGCACATGTTTATAATAATCCTGTTCATGTTTGCACCAATTCACCTCAATTTCCGATGCAGTTACAGAATTTACGAAATTATATGAATCTGCATCATATAAATATGAATACCCTGACACTTAATGATTATGTTATTCATGCTGCGGGTAACGGAAGTGGTTTATTAGGATTGCCTGGTGACCCAACCCCTCCCAGCCGATTTGTCCGGACTGCATTTTTAACGGATATGACAGATCCTGCGAATAATTCAGATGAAGCGATTAATTTAGCATTCCATATTCTAAATAATGTGGATGTTGTCAAAGGGATGGATAAAAACCCCGGCCCTGATGGTACAGAAGATTATACTCAGTGGATGCTCGTTGCGGATATGGATCGGCTAATCTATTCCATCCGTTATCATCAGTCTCCACAAGTTGCGGCGATTCATTTTGATGACATCGATTGGGATATGATGGATAGCAAAACGTATTTACCGACCATCCCTCTTTATGAAAAGATCCAGCTTAATATGCAATTGTAGAGTAGATCCTTTTGACGCAATGGCTGGTTTATCGGCATTGCGTCTATAGCCCTTTATATCAGGATGGTTGCCACTGCATACTATATAGATGTGTCCGCTAAATTAGGGTAGAACCTCTGCTAATGCTAAGTTCATATAATTGAATATCAATCATTCGAATTAGTGGTAGATACAACCTTTATCATTGTCCATTCCCCAATTTTCCCATATTCTCTTACTATCAATTCTGATGAATAAAACCAACATGAGATAACACTCTGAATGGTAGACCAAATTTTAACCTTAAAAGAGGTTGTAACGGTCAACTTAAATTGGAGACAGTTTTAGGCAGCTTTTCTTAATTTCATCTCGTATTGAGCTGGTGAAATATTTCCCAGCTTATAGTGTTTTCGTTTCTGATTATAAAATGGTTCTATATAGTCAATAATATCTGCCATTGCCTGAGAACGTGTTTCATAGCGCCGATAGTTAATTCGTTCTGACTTTAAGCTTCTAAAGAACCGTTCTGTTCCGGCATTATCTAAGCAATTCCCTCGTCGACTCATACTGGACTCAATACCATTTTCCTGCAAAGTCCTTTGGAAGTAGTCACTGGTATACTGGCAGCCCTGATCAGAGTGAAAGACAATATTACCTTTGGTTTTTCTTTTCTGTGTGGCTAAACGTAAAGCTCGTGCTGTCAGTTCACTATTAGGTCTATCGGAGAATGCCCAACTGATAACTCTACGTGAACATAAATCCATGACGATAGCGAGATATAGCCAGCCCTGTTGAGTTCTGACGAAAGTAATATCCCCAGACCAATAACGATTAATCTCCTCTGGATTAAACTGACGATTCAGTTTGTTAGGAGCTATCACTGAAGGAGTTCTTCCTGATGGATAGCTGTGCTGCTTTGGCCGTTTAGCGATTAAATTTAAGCGCTTCATCCAACGGCGAACTTTATCAATACCAAGAAATCCCATGTCCAGAAGCTCTGAGAGCATTCTCCGCTTGCCATAAGTGGCATCCATATCAGCATGAACCTGCTTCATCGCAGCTTCTAACCGAACACGTTCTGAATCAATAACTTTAGGCTTGCTCCAATAATAAAAAGTACTAGATGCAAGCGATAGACAACGGCATACCTGTCGTACACTGTATCCTGCCTTCTTCAGATTTAACGCGACTTGCTGCCGTTGTTCATTTCCATAGCGAAGAAGGCTGACGCTTTTTTTAATAGCTGATTGTCACTCTGAAGCTGTTTAACTTGTCTTTCTAGTTCCTGGATCCGTTGTTGCTCTGGGGTTAATGCTGCTGGCTTAGGCGTTTGTCCTGATTGCTCTTTCAACCCATCGTTGAATCGAGGACAATCCAAATCCCATCGCTTTTGCAGCGTCTTTATGCTTATAGCCATGAACGAGAACAAGCTCGACACATTCACGTTTAAATTCGGCGGAAACAGGTCTTGGCATTCTTATCTTCCTTACTAGTTGTATTAAATAATACCTCTAACTAGCTCTCCAAGATAAGTCTACCGTTACACATATTTTCTTTTCTGGTTTTTTGAACACTTCTTTGATGCCAGAAAGGGGTTGGTTTGAATCAATCCATAGTTAACTGCGTAGGTCATGATTTCATTCAGTCGCTGAGCTAATTAGGAGCATTTATTTCCGTAATGAGAAAATTAGATAAGGAAGGGAAGATATGCAGTTCAAGAGAACTCCATAAATCTTTCGTATAGTCTTTGGTGACACGGTCTCGTTTAATTTCCATCCAACGTTAAGCAACGTTATATAATGTATTTTCATGAAGATATTGGTGAAATCGTTGCTCTACTTCTCTTGAATCTTTGGGAGCAAAATGAGCTCCTGATATTTTGTGCCAGTTCTCTAGCAAGTTTTAAGCTAACGTTATTAAATGTGCCTAAACCAGTATTTACTCATTTTTTTGGTGTAAGGATAGTTGTATTGATAGTTCCACTGCTTCGTACCGTTACTGCGTACTCGTAGCTGAAGGTCAAGGGCATCGGAAAGTTTGTAATCTTTTTTTTGGTTTGTCATTTTTGACATATCAGTCACATCATCTTAATAATTTTATGTATTGCAAAGTGCACTTCATGATTTTTGTAGTACATAAAAGTGAGGCCTTTGAAAGCCATTATCGGATGCTAAACTATTG contains these protein-coding regions:
- a CDS encoding IS3 family transposase ISSham2, producing MKQVHADMDATYGKRRMLSELLDMGFLGIDKVRRWMKRLNLIAKRPKQHSYPSGRTPSVIAPNKLNRQFNPEEINRYWSGDITFVRTQQGWLYLAIVMDLCSRRVISWAFSDRPNSELTARALRLATQKRKTKGNIVFHSDQGCQYTSDYFQRTLQENGIESSMSRRGNCLDNAGTERFFRSLKSERINYRRYETRSQAMADIIDYIEPFYNQKRKHYKLGNISPAQYEMKLRKAA
- the cbh gene encoding Choloylglycine hydrolase, with amino-acid sequence MCTNFLLSDHMGGHVQGRSIDFDYEVQSHLFFRRAGHYYALNRPERCQFTWTGKYAVAGMDALGMDAFIDGMNTQGLCGGALWLPETVYAEHSNPANTISSIDFPQWVLSSFATCHELIAALGKRIPQNMDRHQFFEYPTIEGIDSPITVSPIYYKELSISGPDGYFPLHFPFHDRTGHSVIIEFIDGQAHVYNNPVHVCTNSPQFPMQLQNLRNYMNLHHINMNTLTLNDYVIHAAGNGSGLLGLPGDPTPPSRFVRTAFLTDMTDPANNSDEAINLAFHILNNVDVVKGMDKNPGPDGTEDYTQWMLVADMDRLIYSIRYHQSPQVAAIHFDDIDWDMMDSKTYLPTIPLYEKIQLNMQL